The Blochmannia endosymbiont of Camponotus sp. genomic interval TATACTATTAATACAATAGATGAGCATTTAGATATGATGATGGTTTGTCATAATCTTAATCCTAATCTCCCTGAAGATATGGCATTTTCAGAGTCTAGAATTCGGAGGGAGACAATTGCAGCTGAAGATGTATTACATGATCTTGGAGCTTTATCTATGATTTCTTCTGATTCTCAAGCTATGGGACGAGTTGGGGAAGTGATTTTACGCACTTGGCAGACAGCGCATAAGATGAAACTACAAAGAGGTTCATTATTAGGTGATGCTACTAAATATGATGATAATGTTCGCATAAAACGGTATATTGCTAAATATACAATTAACCCGGCGATAACTCATGGAATTTCTCATGAAGTTGGTTCTGTTGAAATAGGAAAATTAGCGGATTTAGTACTATGGTCTCCTGTTTTTTTTGGGATTAAACCAGAGTTAATAATTAAAGGTGGCATGATTATCTCTTCTGCTATGGGAGATCCCAATGCTTCTATACCTACTCCTCAGCCAGTACATTATCGATTAATGTTTGGCGCACATGGTAAAGCAAAATATGCTACACGCATGACTTTTTTATCTCAAGTTGCTTATAATTCAGAGTTAATAGATTATTTAAAGTTGGTTAGTTTGATTGGTGAGGTTCGTCATTGCAGAGATATTCAAAAGAAGCATATGATTAATAATTCTTGGCAACCAATTATTGAAGTAGATGCTCAGACTTATCAAGTACGTGCTAATGGCGAGTTATTAACTTGTGAGCCTGCTTCTGCATTACCAATGTCACAACGTTATTTTCTGTTTTAATAGAAATAGTTCGTATGTGATACATGTATATGATATGGATGTTGTTGTTTGTTAGATGCTTTGAACAGTTGTCTTTTGGTATTGGGATGGCAGCAACTGAAATTATTAGTGTTATAATATTTGGTTAGCAATGAAGAATTGTATATATGATTTATAGTGCCTATTGCTCTTTAATGATATTGTGTGTGATGGTAACTGGAAATCACAATATATTACAGGGATGGGTGCTTGTGATATAGGTAGGCGTTTAATATTATTATTAATAAGACTTACAATACGATGTATTATTGTATTTATTGGATATATTTTAACGACATTGCTGGTATAACAAAATAAATATTATTTCGAATGAAGACACACAGAGTTTGTTATAAATTGTTATTTCTGTAATGAAATGAGACTACAATAATATTTATATTAGTAATTCATCAATATTGTTTTATATTATTATAATTATGTGTGCTGATCATGGTATTAGTTCGGTCTTGTCTTTAATGCAATTGGTTAGCTCTAACTTTCCTGTGGGAGGATTTGCTTATTCACGAGGTTTAGAGTGGGCGGTAGAGTGTAATTGGGTTGATTCTGTAGAAACTTTTTATTCTTGGCAACAACAATGGATTGATGGGCCATTAATTTATTTAGAATGGCCGATGCTTAAGCGTTGCTATTATTATACCCAAATTAGAGATGAAATGAGTTTTTTTCAATGTGCATTAAGGGTATTATCCTATCGCGATACTCATGAACTTAGATTAGAAGAACAACAACGTGGAAAAGCGTTGTCGAAAATAATATTGCAATGGTATCCATTGATGGATGGTGGGACTTGGTTATCGGCTTTAGAACATAGTGGGTTAGCATCTATAGCATGGTTAGGGTGTACGTGGGGTATTTCTTTAGAAAATTTAGCGTTAGGATATGCCTATAATATATTGGAATCTGCTACAATGGCGGGGCTGAAATTAGTGCCTTTTGGACAAATAACTGCTCAGAGATTATTAAGATCTTTGATGGAACACCTTCCGAATGATTGGAAGAAATCTGATATGATAACAGATCATGAATTAGGCAGTAGCCTTCCGTTGCAATCTATAGCATCTTCTTGTCATGAGACACAATATTCACGATTATTTCGTTCCTAAAAGTATTTTATTTTTGATAAAAAATACGTATTTGAAATATATTATGTGATAATCAATTTTTAATTGAGGGAAATATACTTTGTTATTAGATCAATATAAACAACCATTGCGTATAGGTGTAGGCGGTCCTGTAGGATCAGGTAAAACTGCATTACTTGAAGTGTTATGTAAAAAAATGAAGGATAGTTATCAATTAGCGGTGGTGACCAACGATATTTATACTAAAGAAGACCAACGTATTTTGATAGATGCGAATGCTTTATCGGCTGATCGTATTGTTGGAGTAGAAACTGGAGGGTGTCCACATACTGCTATTCGTGAAGATGCTTCTATGAATTTATTAGCTGTAGAAGAATTAATATCGAAATTTAATAATTTGGATATTATTTTTATTGAAAGTGGTGGAGATAATTTAAGTGCTACTTTTAGCCCAGAATTGTCAGATTTAAATTTATATGTTATTGATGTAGCAGCCGGTGATAAAATACCTCGAAAAGGTGGACCAGGTATTACACGTTCTGATTTTTTAATTATTAACAAAATTGATTTAGCTGCATATGTGGGAGCGTCGTTGGAAATAATGAATCGTGATACAAATCTTATGCGTAGAGGTTTGCCATGGTCTTTTACTAATTTAAAAACAGGTCATGGCGTACAATCCGTTATTGATTTTATTTTGGCACAACGATTATCTTTACAGTAGTATGATA includes:
- a CDS encoding urease accessory protein UreF; this translates as MCADHGISSVLSLMQLVSSNFPVGGFAYSRGLEWAVECNWVDSVETFYSWQQQWIDGPLIYLEWPMLKRCYYYTQIRDEMSFFQCALRVLSYRDTHELRLEEQQRGKALSKIILQWYPLMDGGTWLSALEHSGLASIAWLGCTWGISLENLALGYAYNILESATMAGLKLVPFGQITAQRLLRSLMEHLPNDWKKSDMITDHELGSSLPLQSIASSCHETQYSRLFRS
- the ureG gene encoding urease accessory protein UreG; its protein translation is MLLDQYKQPLRIGVGGPVGSGKTALLEVLCKKMKDSYQLAVVTNDIYTKEDQRILIDANALSADRIVGVETGGCPHTAIREDASMNLLAVEELISKFNNLDIIFIESGGDNLSATFSPELSDLNLYVIDVAAGDKIPRKGGPGITRSDFLIINKIDLAAYVGASLEIMNRDTNLMRRGLPWSFTNLKTGHGVQSVIDFILAQRLSLQ